Below is a window of Edaphobacter dinghuensis DNA.
TGCCAAGGGACCTGCTCGCGCAATGAGGCTGGCGCTTCGCGACGCCAATCTCACCCATGAGCAGATCGGCTACATAAACGCCCACGGGACAGCCACAGAGGCCAACGACCGCATTGAGACCACAGCCATTCGCGATGCTTTCGGAGCGCACGCCGATAAGCTTGCTGTCAGCTCTACAAAATCTATGCACGGGCACGCCCTTGGAGCTGCTGGGGCCCTTGAGGCTGTAGCCAGCATCCTCAGTCTCAAGCATGGCATTCTTCCTCCCACCGCCAACTTCCTCACTCCCGACCCAGCCTGCGATCTGGATATTATTCCCAATCAGGCCCGGGCAGCCACGGTAGAGGCCTGCCTTTCAAATTCCTTCGCCTTTGGCGGGTTAAACGCCACGCTCGCCTTCAAATCGCTGCCTTAGAGATACGCTCCCGGCTCTTCAGCCAATCCACCGAACGGGCGACACCCTCCTCAAAAGAAACCTGCGGGGCAAAGCCAAATTCTGCTCGAGCCTTGTCACTCGGAAATTCCTGTTCCCTCGCCAGCAGAAGAACTGCATGACGCGTGAGCATAGGACGCCCTGGCAGCGCCTTTATCCAGTGGTACGGAGCCTCCATCGCGCCTGCAATCGCCATTGCCACCCCATACGGCAGATCAATCCACGGCGGCCTTCGCCCCAACCCCTCTGCCAGTGTCGCCACATATCTCTTCCAGGTAGCTCCGGTGCCGTCCGCAAGGTTGTAGGCTTGGCCCTCCGCGTCTGCGCTCTGGGCTGCGGCAATCATCGCAGACACAGCATTATCGACGTACAGGAAGCCTCCTGTGGCCCGCCCTCCGTCGATATGCGCCATTTGTCTGCTCTTCAGCAGATCTGCAATGTCTGTAACAAACGCCTTCCCTCTGGGCCCATAGATCGTCGCCGGCCTAACGATGGTTACCGGCAGGCCAGCCCGAGAGGCTCGCCACACTGCCTCCTCAGCCCAGATCTTCGTCCAGTTATAAGGCAGTCCTGCATCCCGAACCTCCCCTGTCTCGGTACATGGAACAATAGGGTACCCATAGACGTCTGTCGTGCTGACATGTAGAAACCGCTGGAGTTGACTCTGCTTCCGCGCTGCGGCTAACAACATCTCCGTCCCCCGAACATTGCTCTCGAGGTAAACCTCTATCGGAGCCCAGTCCGTTGATGCCGCCGCGCAATGAAAGACATGCGTCACATCCCGCATAGCCTCCAGAAGCGATTCGTAGTCGGTTAAACCACCACGAACGATACGCAGACGATCTGGAGAAGATTCGGAAAGATGGCTGAGATCAGAGGTCGAGCGGGCCAATACAGTCACCCGCTCCCCCTCGCTTATTAGAATCTCTGTCAGTCGGCCGCCCAAAAATCCACTTGCGCCCGTCACCAGGACAGGCACTTACAGGCTCCGCATCTTCTCAAAGACATCAAGCGCAAAATGGAGATGCTCACGGGTATGAGCCGCCGTCACACACAGCCTTAGACGAGCCGCACCCTGCGCCACTGCAGGAAACAACACCGGAGAAACTAGGATTCCGTAATTGCGCAACTTCCTTGCAAACAAGGCTGTCTTTGCATCATCGTGCAGCATCACGGGAATCACCGCCGTCTGCGACAGCCCCGTGTCATACCCAAGGCTCTGAAGCCCCTCGCGAAGCAGCACTGCATTTGCATGTAGACACGAGACCCGTTCCGGCTCCTCTCGCAGAATCTTCAATGTCTCGCAGGCGGCCGCTGCAGCAGGAGGAGCCATGGCGCC
It encodes the following:
- a CDS encoding NAD-dependent epimerase/dehydratase family protein — encoded protein: MPVLVTGASGFLGGRLTEILISEGERVTVLARSTSDLSHLSESSPDRLRIVRGGLTDYESLLEAMRDVTHVFHCAAASTDWAPIEVYLESNVRGTEMLLAAARKQSQLQRFLHVSTTDVYGYPIVPCTETGEVRDAGLPYNWTKIWAEEAVWRASRAGLPVTIVRPATIYGPRGKAFVTDIADLLKSRQMAHIDGGRATGGFLYVDNAVSAMIAAAQSADAEGQAYNLADGTGATWKRYVATLAEGLGRRPPWIDLPYGVAMAIAGAMEAPYHWIKALPGRPMLTRHAVLLLAREQEFPSDKARAEFGFAPQVSFEEGVARSVDWLKSRERISKAAI